ataatatgtgttaggattccttaagatgaaacacttaggaatataaccaagtattacatctaacgaagataaggtatatcttcattagaggcaaacgaagataaacttcgtttggtacaaacaaagattaacttcgttagatgggctggcagctaagttcgtaagaacaaagcccagcaagcccagttcgacctgaaacatatatatacgaacgaataccctaagatAATATatacgttcgacatacaagtactccagacacctaagttcgttctatagcttatagaaacgaagatagcacaatacggctgattatttacttgataattagcgatataccagtttactaatcaaactagttatctcgtgaggattccgcactcacgacataatcatagacgatctcgagagcgatctatagctatcgagggactcacaagctCCACACTTAAGGGACAGCGGAGGGAGGATCATTGTGCTTTCGTCCGTGGCCTCTTTGGCGCCTACTCCGAAGATGAGTGTTTATAATGTAATTTGAATTTAATTTCTCGATTGGTTTACGTACTATTTACAGTAATTATTTTGGAATCAAGTCGATCAATGAAATATATTACGTACTATATGATTTACGATTGCTTAATTAACATGATATGAGTTTAGGCAAGCAAAGCAGCACTCCTGTAGTTTTATGAGACACTCAGAGTTGAATTCGGGGGGATGTCAAAATAACTATTGTGACTCTTGGATTCATAGAATCTGAAATTACCCAAGGCAAATTCCTTTCAAGCGAAGGCAAGATGAGAGTTAATTATAATGCTCGCGATGTAAGATGAGTTTTTCCGTACTCTTGGTCTATATTGTTACGTACATTGCGCGCGTATATATACGTTCTTATGTTTGATTAAAaagttatgttaattaattaaacaaagtaAACGATATGACCAGACGCATTCGAACATCCTGCTACCGGTAGGAAAAGTAGAAACTTGTGCAAGAGAAATAGTGAAACGAGCAATGAGAGGAGATCAGTATGTGACCGAACCaggatggatgaagatggtttACGTGTGGAAGGTATTGTGGCTCGAGGCTCTTGATTGGATTTGCCGATTGCTCTACGTGAAGAGGGTTCCTGGTGGTTCTCACCATGACACTATTGGGAAGAAAATCTTGGACACTACTGGAGTTCAGAATCTACTACACCCAGCTGGTATTTAATCATCGGAGATGAAATCAGAGTAGTCGATTACCAGAATATACAGAGTTGTGTGGTTCTTGTCATAAAGTTATTGTCTGGTTTTGTGTTTTGGTTCTTGTTAATTAGTCATACTACACTTATTTCATTAGATTATAATCGAAGGTAGATCGATTTGACAAAAGATGCACTACGTAATCTATACAATAACCAACTCACATATTGCAATTTATTTTAAGGGCATGAATTACTCATGAATTTCGAAAAGTgtagcatacgttgttttaaccgatCCGTGTTAAAGAGATCCACTGTTGGGTAGATCCTTAATTTTAAATCTCTCAGATGAGAAATTCATATATTTAGAGAGAAAAACTCACTCATGTCcaatatagataaaaaattaaattccgATGGTCAACCCCAAGTTACAATTCGATCAacaattacatttttattttatttttttgcggTAAAAATGGAAGtagtagtaaaaaaaaaaaatcaaaaggagtAACGTTAAGAACATATGAGATGAGATGTGATGATTCATAGCCAATTGAGATAACAAGAAAAAgtagatttttaaaataaaaaaaaagtagaaggCGGTCATCACTAACCGCTTGAAAGAATAAATGCGTGGCGCTCTATATTAACTCCATGTATGCAGTTACTCGATCTGAGTATATCCGATTTATAACCTGATTGATCACGTACCTCAGCTCCTTTCTAAAACTTACTTACCGTTGCTTCCATAAAATTGGATCACACCTATATATAGCTCTTCTTCCTATTCACGAATTAGCATTACCTATTCACAAAACACAACTAGCTAGTGATCGCCGTTAGTACTAGTAgtaactagctagctagcagtAAGTCAAAATGGATTTGGTTAATGGTTTCTTGAATCTAGTGGCACCACCTTTCACCTTTTTCACTATGTTACTGTTTCTCCCTCCTTGGATCTTCTTCAGATTCTGCCATGGCTTCCTTCGCACTGTTTTCTCCGAAGATCTTTCCGGCAAAGTCGTCCTTATCACCGGTGCTTCTTCCGGAATCGGAGAGGTACTAACTACGCACTATCATTACTTACATGCAATAGTATACTTAATTGGTTCATCTCAAAAATAAGTAGTGTCCATCATCTAGAAAACGTAGTCTAAATCtattaaaaatatgaatatgaatatattacgtaccttgtttttttgaaaaaactgTACGGATGGGACTATAGACTATTCTCATCTCCCAcggttttggaaaaaaaacttgTAGGCCTGTGCCAACCTTAAACTCATCTTCAACTCATTCATCCTGTCACATCAGTTTTTCTATCTCttaaataatcttttttctCACTCACTACCAATCTTACCTCTTCCGCACCTTTTCTTCCTCTTTTCCTCGATTTAGAATAAAACATCCTCTCTCATTCAATGGAAAAGGCCCCCGTCTTCTCTCCCCCGTCTTCACTCGTCCAAACATGGATGAGTTTTGATGATGAGCACGTGGATGAGCTCCGTGTGAACCTCATCCTTGTCGATGAGTTGGTGGATGAGGGGTTAGCACCGTCTAAAGCTAGAAAAGTTGGAGTTGGCCAAATAAGCAAAGAGTACGTAGCGTCATCGTACTCAAATAAGTGGCTTGTCACTTTTACATAAACTGTTCCCATTAATTACTCCCTACAATTAAACGAATTCCGGGCATTTGAAGTCCGtgcacaattctgtttctttcttctttttttttctttttttttttaacggagTATCATAAAGTTGTTATGCTAGCTCGTATTTTATTTTCAAGATAAATTACGAGTATCATTTAACCATTCAAAAAGACTAACCAACGTGAATACATGTACACACAGCATGTGGCTTACGAATATGCGAGCAAGGGGGCGCGGTTGGCTCTGGCGGCTCGGAGAGAAGATCGTCTCCAAGTAGTCGCTGATCGATGCAGACAAATAGGATGTCATGATGTCATTGTCATCCAGGCAGATGTCTCTGAAGCTCGTGACTGTAAAAGGATGGTTGATCAGACCCTTCATCACTTCCATCGATGTACTTGAATCTTGATACATATGTCATGATCCTAATTAATAATAGGTGTTTTTCATGCATTTCTATGTATAACTGTGCGTGTGAATGAATGCAGTGGACCATTTGGTGAATAATGCTGGAATTTCACAAGTTTGTATGTTGGAAGACGCTCAAGATATCACCAATTTACGGCCTGTCATGGTACATTACACTGATTCATATGATATCGAAATTTGAAACTTTAATATATACGAACTAAAATCCATTTTAAGTTGTAGATCCATTAATAGTATAGATACAATGTTATCCATCTATATATAGATCGACGAATTTCCAAACAATTTTTACAGGATATAAACTTTTGGGGTTCAGTTTACACAACTAAATTTGCAATTCCACACCTAAGGGACAGCGGAGGGAGGATCATTGTGCTTTCGTCCTCGGCTTCTTGGATTCCTCTCCCAAGGATGAGTATCTACAATGTACAGTGATCAATCTTTGATCTCAATTGATTCGTTATtcaaactaattaatttatttgaaattatatcCGTGAAATATCTAACGAGTTGTGATATTTGAAATGATATGAGGTTAGGCAAGCAAAGCAGCACTCATGCAGTTCTATGAAACGCTGCGAGT
The Erigeron canadensis isolate Cc75 chromosome 2, C_canadensis_v1, whole genome shotgun sequence DNA segment above includes these coding regions:
- the LOC122589518 gene encoding 11-beta-hydroxysteroid dehydrogenase A-like is translated as MDLVNGFLNLVAPPFTFFTMLLFLPPWIFFRFCHGFLRTVFSEDLSGKVVLITGASSGIGEHVAYEYASKGARLALAARREDRLQVVADRCRQIGCHDVIVIQADVSEARDCKRMVDQTLHHFHRLDHLVNNAGISQVCMLEDAQDITNLRPVMDINFWGSVYTTKFAIPHLRDSGGRIIVLSSSASWIPLPRMSIYNASKAALMQFYETLRVEFGSDIKITIVTPGFIESELTQGKFLSHEGKMVVDYDARDMQVNLQPVGKVVTCAKEIVKRAMRGDRYVTEPGWMNITYVWRVLWPEAVEWTTRLMCMTTVGGESHHDTFGKKILDITGAQGLLYPTSIQSSELKSE